Proteins co-encoded in one Pseudochaenichthys georgianus chromosome 22, fPseGeo1.2, whole genome shotgun sequence genomic window:
- the LOC117467719 gene encoding serine protease HTRA2, mitochondrial-like → MAAIPLSMCLFSALRRHTRCQSRGLNSLAERTVCRVSSVMTCNRREGDLDRRPGVERDRRSGQDSSSSPLLQSLSVGLGLCAVALLDSRTDEQVVDGRVSLSGRFLGLILPSAHCASPFKPDTPRYKYNFIADVVEKSNPAVVYIEIVGRHPFSGREVPVSNGSGFIISSDGLIVTNAHVVANKRGVRVKLTNGDTYNATVQDVDQAADIATIKITARNPLPTLSLGRSSDIRQGEFVVAMGSPFALRNTITSGIVSSVQRGSKELGLSNSNMDYIQTDAAIDFGNSGGPLINLDGEVIGINTMKVTAGISFAIPSDRLQLFLDQASKKKNTWSGESETKRRYIGVMMLTLRPSIIAELKLRDPSFPDVTHGILIHRVIMGSPSDRAGMLPGDVVLEINGVKVNTSEEIYKAVRSDEITMVVQRGQKLLRLQISPEFTE, encoded by the exons ATGGCAGCAATTCCTCTCAGTATGTGTCTCTTCTCCGCACTAAGGAGACACACTCGGTGTCAAAGCCGGGGATTAAACTCTTTGGCCGAGAGGACAGTGTGCCGGGTGTCCTCTGTGATGACATGTAACCGCAGAGAGGGGGACCTTGACAGGAGACCCGGTGTGGAGCGGGACAGGAGAAGCGGTCAGGACAGCAGCAGCTCTCCCCTGCTGCAGTCACTCTCTGTGGGGCTGGGACTCTGCGCTGTGGCTCTTCTGGACAGTCGAACAGATGAACAAGTAGTGGACGGAAGAGTGTCTTTATCCGGGCGGTTTCTTGGACTCATCCTGCCATCAGCTCACTGTGCCTCTCCCTTTAAACCCGACACCCCCCGgtataaatacaactttattgCAGATGTGGTGGAAAAGTCTAATCCAGCTGTAGTGTACATTGAAATCGTGGGCAG ACACCCATTTTCAGGAAGAGAAGTCCCTGTGTCAAATGGCTCTGGTTTCATCATCAGCAGTGACGGTCTCATCGTCACCAATGCTCATGTTGTGGCCAACAAGAGAGGCGTCCGTGTGAAGCTCACCAACGGGGACACGTACAATGCCACTGTGCAAGATGTTGATCAAGCAGCAGATATTGCCACCATTAAAATCACTGCAAGG AATCCTTTACCAACGCTCAGCCTCGGTCGCTCATCCGACATTCGACAAGGAGAGTTTGTGGTTGCCATGGGGAGCCCGTTTGCTTTAAGGAATACAATCACGTCAGGCATCGTCAGCTCAGTGCAGAGAGGCAGCAAGGAGCTGGGTCTGTCCAACTCCAACATGGACTACATCCAGACTGATGCAGCTATTGAT TTTGGAAATTCTGGAGGTCCTCTGATTAACTTG GATGGTGAAGTCATTGGTATAAACACGATGAAGGTCACAGCCGGAATCTCCTTTGCTATTCCATCTGATCGCCTGCAACTCTTTCTGGATCAAGCATCAAAAAAGAAGA ATACTTGGTCTGGCGAGTCAGAGACGAAGCGGCGGTACATTGGTGTGATGATGCTGACCCTGAGGCCGAG CATCATCGCAGAGTTGAAGTTGAGAGACCCATCCTTCCCTGACGTGACACACGGCATCTTGATTCACAGAGTAATCATGGGCTCCCCGTCCGACAG AGCTGGCATGCTACCAGGAGACGTGGTGTTGGAGATTAATGGAGTGAAGGTGAACACCTCAGAGGAGATCTACAAGGCTGTCCGCAGCGACGAAATCACCATGGTGGTGCAGAGAGGACAGAAGTTGCTTCGACTGCAAATTAGTCCAGAGTTCACAGAGTGA